The Leptotrichia sp. OH3620_COT-345 region TATAAGCCAAATCCGATGTGGCCTCATCTTCTGCTACAATTCTTCTTTCTATTATTCCGGTTCTGGTTCTTATCCATTCATCATTAGTATCAACCATTTTTGCAAGATCATCATTTGTTAACACTTTTTCGGGTAAATAAGACCCTGTTCCCAATATTCCTATTTTCATTTATTCACCTCAGTTATTTATTATTTGTTTTATAACACTGTCATTATATAATTAATTATCTCAGAAATTCTTATGCATGTAAGTATTATTGCTAAAATAGTAAACATAATAAGAATTTTTAAAATAAAAATTACTTTTCCAAATATTATTTCATTATTCAAAACTTTCTTTTCAGTATTTAACATCATCTTTATATTTTCAAATATTTTTCCCAGCTGAAATCCTGTAATTAAAAATAAAACTCCTTCTATAACAGTAAAAATAACACTCTGATAACTTACTTCAATATTTAATAAAGCTTCTTTTCTTATATTTAAAACTAGCTGAAATGAACCCAAAGCTTTCCAATACATTAAAAAACTTAATATTCTTAATATTTTTTGGATAAAATTTATATTTTTATCTGTTTCTTTATCAGATTTCAAAAATATTCTATTTATTTTACTATTGTCAAATGCATCTTCTTTCATATTTCTCTCCTATCTATGCATATTATTATATATTAAAAAGAATGTGTATACTAAATTTATAGAATATCCTGTTAATATATAACTGACTGCTGCTTTTAATATTAACGAAACTTCTTTGTTAACAAAATTTCTCAACATATTTTCATCTTCATTTTCTGAAAAATTCTGAAGAGTATTTTTAAATTTTATAATTTTTAAAGCCAATATAATATTTATACCTCCAAATAAAATATTTGTAATTGCAAGAATAAAATCTTCCATCCAAAAAATTCCCATGGCAAAAATAAAATATAAACTCCCCATTATAATTTTTAAAATTCCTAATACATTAAGCAGTTTTTCAATAAATTTTATATTTTTTCTTACTTTACCGTTTATCTCAAATATTATATTTTGTGATTTTTCGCTTTCTGAATTTTCTGAAACAGGTTGTTTTTCCGTTTCTGAAGATTCAAAATCTTTTTCCATAAATTCTCCTTTTTTAAGGATTTAGATATTATGAAGTTTACCATAAAAAACTAAAAATTACAATTTATAATCACTCTTTTTAATAATTTTTATACAAAAAAAGCAAGACTGCTTTATCTTGCTTCACTATTATTCAGAATCAGCTACGGAACTTTCGGATTCCAGTACTTGTCTACCTCTGTATACTCCAGTTTCCAAATTTAATCTATGAGGTCTTCTCACTGTTCCATCAGCTTCAACTATTATATTAGGTGCTTTGATTGAATCATGTGCTCTTCTCATGTTTCTCTTCGCTTTAGAAGTTCTTTTCTTAGGTACTGCCATTATTATCGACTCCTTTCCAATAATTTTGGTATATAATAAGCATTATTCCTAAATACTGCTCTTTAAAATTACTATAATACAAGATATTATAATAAATAACTTATTATTTGTCAAGGAAAAAAAGTGAAATCCGATTTTTTTAGAAAAATATTTGACAAAAAATTTCTCTTAAACTTATTTAACAAAAACTGACAACTTAAATTTTGTGGTGCAAAAATTTTTATTTTTCTT contains the following coding sequences:
- the rpmF gene encoding 50S ribosomal protein L32, translating into MAVPKKRTSKAKRNMRRAHDSIKAPNIIVEADGTVRRPHRLNLETGVYRGRQVLESESSVADSE